The following proteins are encoded in a genomic region of Fundidesulfovibrio putealis DSM 16056:
- a CDS encoding antibiotic biosynthesis monooxygenase — MQRVPAESAEWFMEWQRGVSAASEAFSGHLGTDVYPPPGGRGGDWVAVVNFEDETSLRAWLDSPVRRQWVDKLQAHIGSFDLKVTPGGLGPWFAGCMQGSGAAAVPGWKMVLVVLLGLYPTVMLLTLFPGPYTQHLGLAVSMLIGNALSVSALQWVVMPVLNVLSKPWLAANGEERKTYSRVGLVVIVTLLFGLTVFFHGLTG; from the coding sequence GTGCAACGGGTCCCCGCCGAGAGCGCCGAATGGTTCATGGAGTGGCAGCGGGGCGTCAGCGCCGCGTCCGAGGCCTTCAGCGGGCACCTGGGCACGGACGTCTACCCTCCGCCGGGCGGCAGGGGCGGCGACTGGGTGGCGGTGGTCAATTTCGAGGACGAAACATCCCTGAGGGCCTGGCTGGATTCGCCGGTTCGCAGGCAGTGGGTGGACAAGCTCCAGGCGCATATCGGGTCGTTCGACCTGAAGGTGACGCCGGGCGGGCTGGGGCCGTGGTTCGCGGGGTGCATGCAGGGATCGGGCGCAGCGGCCGTGCCGGGCTGGAAAATGGTGCTGGTGGTGCTTTTGGGGCTCTACCCCACGGTGATGCTGCTGACGCTCTTTCCTGGGCCGTACACCCAGCACCTGGGGCTGGCCGTGTCCATGCTGATCGGCAACGCGCTGAGCGTTTCGGCCTTGCAGTGGGTGGTGATGCCGGTTCTGAACGTGCTGTCCAAGCCGTGGCTCGCGGCCAACGGCGAGGAGCGAAAGACCTACTCGCGCGTGGGGCTTGTCGTGATCGTGACGCTGCTCTTTGGCCTGACCGTGTTCTTCCACGGGCTAACGGGGTGA
- a CDS encoding AtpZ/AtpI family protein, whose product MIFKNRNKDTWDGIEKAATMGTNFVAHTVVGLVMGYYCDKWFHTEPWGLIFWLLMGIVAGFRHMYRDAMKMERSQTVGAAASSKAAGDSPAATDAKATEGNATEEKAAQPGQDAPERTQGQKPGAGGSGDA is encoded by the coding sequence ATGATCTTTAAGAACAGGAATAAAGACACCTGGGACGGCATCGAGAAGGCCGCCACCATGGGCACCAACTTCGTGGCCCACACGGTGGTGGGGCTGGTGATGGGATACTACTGCGACAAGTGGTTCCACACCGAGCCCTGGGGCCTGATCTTCTGGCTGCTCATGGGCATCGTGGCGGGTTTCCGCCACATGTACCGCGACGCCATGAAGATGGAGCGGTCCCAGACGGTGGGCGCCGCCGCCAGCTCCAAGGCCGCCGGGGATTCTCCGGCAGCCACGGATGCGAAGGCCACGGAAGGTAACGCCACGGAAGAGAAGGCGGCGCAACCCGGGCAGGACGCGCCGGAACGCACGCAGGGCCAAAAACCCGGCGCGGGAGGTTCTGGCGATGCGTAG
- the atpB gene encoding F0F1 ATP synthase subunit A, whose protein sequence is MAGGLDHPVLFLELAAKGAGLHIPNEVLFSWLAIAVLVTLGLITSSSLKMVPGGLQNFFEFVIGGLENFIVETMGEDGRKVTAILVTIFLYILTCNFMGLVPGFDSATNSVNHNAAMALFVFVYYNYWGIRNWGLGYIKHFMGPMPALAPMMLILEFMSHLARPLSLTLRLFGNVRGEELVLILLFMLAPIAATFPIYFLFMLADFIQAFVFFMLALVYLKGAFEHAH, encoded by the coding sequence ATGGCTGGCGGGTTGGATCATCCGGTATTGTTTTTGGAGTTGGCGGCCAAAGGTGCGGGGCTTCACATCCCCAACGAAGTTCTCTTCTCCTGGCTTGCCATTGCTGTCCTCGTGACCTTGGGGCTCATTACTTCGTCCAGCCTCAAGATGGTTCCGGGAGGCCTGCAGAACTTCTTCGAGTTCGTCATAGGCGGGCTTGAGAACTTCATCGTTGAAACCATGGGCGAAGACGGACGCAAGGTCACCGCGATTCTGGTGACCATCTTCCTGTACATCCTGACCTGCAACTTCATGGGTCTGGTGCCCGGTTTCGACTCGGCCACCAACAGCGTGAACCACAACGCCGCCATGGCGCTGTTCGTTTTCGTCTACTACAACTACTGGGGCATCAGGAACTGGGGCCTCGGCTACATCAAGCACTTCATGGGCCCCATGCCCGCCCTGGCTCCCATGATGCTCATCCTTGAGTTCATGAGCCACTTGGCCCGGCCCCTGTCGCTCACTCTGCGACTCTTCGGCAACGTTCGCGGTGAAGAGCTGGTTCTTATCCTGCTGTTCATGCTGGCCCCCATCGCGGCCACGTTCCCGATCTACTTCCTGTTCATGCTGGCCGACTTCATCCAGGCCTTCGTGTTCTTCATGCTGGCCCTGGTCTACTTGAAGGGCGCATTCGAGCACGCGCACTAA
- a CDS encoding redox-sensing transcriptional repressor Rex, whose translation MKSEHIPRATIQRLALYIQVLETFRREGSEVLSSEVLAKACNVNPSQIRKDLAYFGEFGVRGVGYFVQDLISSIKQALGVDRVWKAALVGVGNLGKALLRHQDFQRRGFHIVGAFDCDPFKIGEEVSGLEVICSRRLKEKCEELGIEIGIITTPPERAQRAANYLVDAGVRGIITFAPSRISVPDTVSIEYVDFFHHLYAVAFSLTLDSQQK comes from the coding sequence GTGAAAAGCGAGCACATCCCCCGCGCCACCATCCAGCGGCTGGCGCTGTACATCCAGGTACTGGAAACCTTCCGCCGCGAAGGTTCCGAGGTGCTCTCTTCCGAGGTGCTGGCCAAGGCCTGCAACGTGAACCCCTCTCAGATCCGCAAGGATCTGGCCTATTTTGGCGAGTTCGGCGTTCGCGGCGTCGGCTACTTCGTCCAGGACCTCATCTCCTCCATCAAGCAGGCCCTGGGCGTGGACCGCGTCTGGAAGGCCGCGCTGGTCGGCGTGGGCAACCTGGGCAAGGCGCTTTTGCGCCACCAGGATTTCCAGCGCCGGGGCTTCCACATCGTGGGCGCTTTCGACTGCGACCCCTTCAAGATCGGCGAGGAGGTCTCCGGGCTGGAGGTCATCTGTTCGCGCCGCCTGAAGGAGAAGTGCGAGGAGCTCGGCATCGAGATCGGCATCATCACCACCCCGCCGGAACGCGCCCAGCGCGCCGCCAACTACCTGGTGGACGCAGGCGTGCGCGGCATCATCACCTTCGCTCCCTCGCGCATCAGCGTGCCGGACACGGTGTCCATCGAGTACGTGGACTTTTTCCACCACCTCTACGCCGTGGCCTTCAGCCTGACCCTGGACAGCCAGCAGAAGTAG
- the guaD gene encoding guanine deaminase, giving the protein MKGGTRAIRGTFFDLIDDPWKHIGKEQEAARFVRDGLLVVKDGVIADFGPFDEVSPRHPGLEVTHLRDRIILPGFIDGHVHFPQVRVLGAYGNQLLDWLQTWIFPEELKYRDRDYAREAAGKFFDALLAGGTTTCQAFTTSSPVSSEEFFEEATRRNMRVLAGLTGIDRFAPADFLNTPEDFYRESKRLIEQYHRKGRNLYAITPRFAVGCTDELMRACRRLKEEYPDCWINTHISENPSEIRTAKVHYPDCEDYTQVHEKHGLLGPKFTAGHGVWLSNDEMRRFSKAGAAISFCPLSNMFLGSGLFRLGRAKDPEHPVRLSVGSDVGGGNAFSLIRVLEEAYKVGMCNNTMLDGSVNPREQDMAEAERNKLSPYRAFYLATLGGAHSLYLDDTLGNFDAGKEADFVALDWNAGQLAMRWHQSLAVGGEGPQTIDQAAQLLFGVMTCGDDRNIDETWIAGERAYKKGEK; this is encoded by the coding sequence ATGAAAGGCGGCACCCGCGCGATCCGAGGCACTTTTTTCGACCTGATCGACGACCCCTGGAAACATATCGGCAAGGAACAGGAGGCAGCGCGCTTCGTGCGCGACGGGCTGCTGGTGGTCAAGGACGGCGTCATCGCGGATTTCGGCCCCTTCGACGAGGTCTCGCCGCGCCATCCGGGTCTTGAGGTCACGCATCTGCGTGACCGCATCATCCTGCCCGGCTTCATCGACGGCCACGTGCACTTCCCCCAGGTGCGCGTGCTGGGGGCCTACGGCAACCAGCTGCTGGACTGGCTCCAGACCTGGATCTTCCCCGAGGAGCTCAAGTACCGCGACCGCGACTACGCCCGCGAGGCCGCCGGGAAGTTCTTCGACGCCCTGCTGGCGGGCGGCACCACCACCTGCCAGGCCTTCACCACCTCGAGCCCGGTGTCCTCAGAGGAGTTCTTCGAGGAGGCCACTAGGCGCAACATGCGCGTGCTGGCCGGCCTCACCGGCATTGACCGCTTCGCTCCGGCGGACTTTCTGAACACCCCCGAGGACTTCTACCGCGAGTCCAAGCGGCTGATCGAGCAGTACCACCGCAAGGGCCGCAACCTCTACGCCATCACCCCGCGCTTCGCCGTGGGCTGCACGGACGAGCTGATGCGGGCCTGCCGCCGCCTGAAGGAAGAGTACCCGGACTGCTGGATCAACACCCACATCTCGGAGAACCCCTCGGAGATCCGCACGGCCAAGGTCCATTACCCGGATTGCGAGGACTACACCCAGGTGCACGAGAAGCACGGCCTGCTGGGGCCGAAGTTCACCGCAGGCCATGGGGTGTGGCTCTCCAACGACGAGATGCGCCGCTTCTCCAAGGCTGGCGCGGCCATATCCTTCTGCCCGCTTTCCAACATGTTTTTGGGCAGCGGCCTGTTCCGCCTGGGCCGCGCCAAGGACCCCGAGCACCCGGTGCGCCTGTCCGTGGGCAGCGACGTGGGCGGCGGCAACGCCTTCAGCCTGATCCGGGTGCTGGAGGAAGCCTACAAGGTGGGCATGTGCAACAACACCATGCTGGACGGCTCGGTGAACCCGCGCGAGCAGGACATGGCCGAGGCCGAGCGCAACAAGCTCTCCCCCTACCGGGCCTTCTACCTGGCCACGCTTGGCGGGGCGCACTCGCTGTACCTGGACGATACCCTGGGCAACTTCGACGCGGGCAAGGAGGCCGACTTCGTGGCCCTGGACTGGAACGCGGGCCAGCTGGCCATGCGGTGGCACCAGTCCCTGGCCGTGGGAGGCGAAGGACCGCAGACCATCGACCAGGCCGCGCAGCTGCTGTTCGGCGTCATGACCTGCGGCGACGACCGCAACATCGACGAGACCTGGATCGCCGGGGAGCGCGCCTACAAGAAGGGCGAGAAATAG
- a CDS encoding ATP synthase subunit I produces MRSFLDRMLLRIGFTHPEGRTLMRDQIIMALFTSLMALSVSELGEWGVAYACGALLITVNFWWLIRFAQGLLASAAGAVGGTFFRFFVRLSVTGAGLYAMIVAAAWPVWAILAGMSTVMVTILVWGAFRRSGANSVKEA; encoded by the coding sequence ATGCGTAGCTTTCTTGACCGGATGCTCCTGCGGATAGGCTTCACCCACCCCGAAGGGCGAACCCTGATGCGCGACCAGATCATCATGGCTCTTTTCACGAGCCTCATGGCGCTGTCCGTGTCGGAACTTGGTGAATGGGGAGTGGCCTACGCTTGTGGTGCGCTTCTGATCACGGTGAATTTCTGGTGGCTGATCCGTTTCGCCCAGGGATTGCTCGCCAGCGCGGCTGGAGCAGTGGGCGGGACGTTCTTCAGGTTTTTTGTGCGCCTTTCCGTAACAGGCGCCGGTTTATACGCGATGATCGTGGCGGCAGCATGGCCCGTTTGGGCGATCCTGGCCGGCATGTCCACGGTAATGGTGACTATTCTGGTGTGGGGGGCCTTTCGAAGGTCCGGGGCTAACAGCGTGAAGGAGGCCTAG
- a CDS encoding SAM hydrolase/SAM-dependent halogenase family protein — protein sequence MPRDIVLLTDFGLADPYVGQLKGALLRHAPQARILDLCHQVEPFNILQAAFFLGVSRQWFPEGSVFVSVVDPGVGGDRRIILVEKHQQYFLAPDNGLVSFVMQRGGASRVRDVTPAWRRDASATFHGRDVFAPLAARLANDAPTADLGDEVNPHSLARLPGAEPVRNGEVIEATILHVDRFGNCITNLDVASWTPVLFKSKTPSLVVPSVRELFPVVTYEKLAPGELGLIRGSQGYLELAANQQSAAAILGLSSGAVVAISLDKRD from the coding sequence ATGCCGCGAGATATCGTCCTTTTGACCGATTTCGGCCTGGCCGATCCCTACGTGGGTCAGCTGAAAGGCGCGTTGCTGCGACACGCCCCACAGGCGCGCATCCTGGACCTGTGCCATCAGGTGGAACCCTTCAACATCCTCCAGGCGGCCTTCTTCCTGGGGGTGAGCCGCCAGTGGTTCCCGGAGGGCTCGGTGTTCGTGTCCGTGGTGGACCCGGGCGTGGGCGGCGACAGGCGCATCATCCTGGTGGAGAAGCACCAGCAGTATTTCCTGGCCCCGGACAACGGGCTCGTGTCCTTTGTGATGCAGCGCGGCGGGGCCAGCCGGGTGCGCGACGTCACCCCTGCCTGGCGCAGGGACGCCAGCGCCACGTTTCATGGCCGCGACGTCTTCGCCCCCCTGGCGGCACGATTGGCCAACGACGCGCCCACCGCCGACCTGGGCGACGAGGTCAACCCGCACTCCCTGGCGCGATTGCCCGGTGCGGAGCCGGTGCGCAACGGCGAAGTGATCGAGGCCACGATCCTGCATGTGGACCGCTTCGGCAACTGCATCACCAACCTGGACGTGGCCAGTTGGACGCCGGTGCTGTTCAAGTCCAAGACACCCTCGCTCGTCGTCCCGTCCGTCCGGGAGCTTTTCCCGGTGGTAACCTACGAGAAGCTCGCGCCGGGAGAGCTGGGGCTCATCAGGGGCAGCCAGGGCTATCTGGAACTGGCAGCCAACCAGCAGTCGGCGGCAGCGATCCTGGGCCTTTCCAGCGGAGCGGTCGTTGCCATCAGCCTGGATAAACGCGATTAG
- a CDS encoding sensor histidine kinase, giving the protein MPPFWKNPLILDPALGWLLGTVLLAPISFSIGNAELFPKEHVMGIAFSPVAVYLDCVCLFAGMACGWLRRRAQLHAARQQELLLEKETLLRILSHDVAGSVDAARTLAESAARDGESHLGPRAGESLMAARRTLENSSRLIDFTKRLMAMENGRWVVCLVPGDMAGLTDECVSLHELQAREKDLLLTRTFAPGPCEALVEPVGFLNCVLGNLVGNAVKYSIPGGEVRIEGKPHPRGYQLEVVNRGPDISAEAARSLQNLSGQRDPGLGLGLSLAARFTRLMGGELSVRSWPLGGGAYDTIFRVVLPAPQARKALTPAATHGEAPRLDLARA; this is encoded by the coding sequence ATGCCCCCGTTCTGGAAAAATCCGCTCATCCTCGACCCTGCCCTAGGCTGGCTCCTCGGCACGGTCCTTCTGGCCCCCATCTCGTTCTCCATCGGCAACGCCGAGCTGTTCCCGAAGGAGCACGTAATGGGCATCGCCTTCAGCCCCGTGGCCGTCTACCTGGACTGCGTCTGCCTGTTCGCGGGCATGGCCTGCGGCTGGTTGCGGCGCAGGGCGCAGCTTCACGCGGCCCGCCAGCAGGAGTTGCTGCTGGAAAAAGAGACGCTCCTGCGCATTCTGTCTCACGATGTGGCGGGCAGCGTGGACGCCGCCAGGACGCTGGCCGAGTCCGCCGCGCGCGACGGCGAGAGCCACCTCGGCCCCCGCGCCGGGGAGAGCCTGATGGCCGCGCGCCGCACCCTGGAGAACTCCTCGCGCCTGATAGATTTTACGAAGCGGCTGATGGCCATGGAGAACGGCAGGTGGGTGGTGTGCCTGGTCCCCGGCGACATGGCCGGGCTGACGGACGAGTGCGTGTCGCTTCACGAGCTTCAGGCGCGCGAGAAGGACCTGCTCCTGACCCGGACCTTTGCTCCCGGCCCTTGCGAGGCCCTGGTGGAGCCGGTGGGATTCCTCAACTGCGTGCTGGGCAATCTGGTGGGCAACGCGGTGAAGTACTCGATACCGGGCGGCGAGGTGCGCATCGAGGGCAAGCCCCACCCGCGCGGCTACCAGCTGGAGGTAGTCAACCGTGGGCCGGATATTTCCGCCGAGGCAGCCCGGAGCCTGCAAAACCTGTCCGGGCAACGCGACCCTGGCTTGGGCCTTGGCTTGTCACTTGCGGCCCGCTTCACGCGCCTCATGGGCGGGGAGCTCAGCGTGCGCTCCTGGCCGCTTGGCGGCGGGGCCTACGACACCATCTTCCGGGTGGTGCTGCCCGCGCCGCAGGCCCGCAAGGCCCTGACTCCGGCAGCAACCCACGGTGAGGCGCCCCGGCTGGATCTGGCCCGGGCCTGA
- a CDS encoding decaprenyl-phosphate phosphoribosyltransferase encodes MNTSTMELIRGLIKLARPHQYLKNLFVLLPLFFGWKLGDAASVWGSLMAFGVFCLTASAVYVFNDLRDAADDRKHPTKKNRPIASGAVSTAQAWVFLAALAGTALALTPLVPGRAFPGIVLAYMGINVAYSLGVKHAAIVDLMCIAIGFVLRIFAGGAASGITPSHWIVIMTFLLALFLGLAKRRDDLLLAACGSRTRKCLDGYSLEYVSLCMAVMAGVVIVSYILYTLSPDVMAKHGTDQLYLTSLWVVAGMLRYMQITFVESRSGSPTQVLLRDPFIQVVIGLWVASCYLILYVFK; translated from the coding sequence ATGAACACCTCCACCATGGAACTGATCCGGGGCCTGATCAAGCTGGCCCGGCCCCACCAATACCTCAAGAACCTCTTCGTGCTCCTGCCGCTGTTCTTCGGCTGGAAGCTCGGAGACGCGGCCTCGGTGTGGGGCTCGCTCATGGCTTTCGGCGTGTTCTGTCTGACCGCCAGCGCCGTGTACGTGTTCAACGACCTGCGCGACGCCGCAGATGACCGCAAACATCCCACCAAGAAGAACCGCCCCATCGCATCCGGCGCGGTTTCCACCGCCCAGGCCTGGGTATTCCTGGCCGCGCTGGCCGGCACGGCCCTGGCCCTGACCCCGCTTGTGCCAGGGCGGGCCTTTCCGGGCATCGTGCTGGCCTACATGGGCATCAACGTGGCCTATTCGCTGGGGGTGAAGCACGCGGCCATCGTGGACCTCATGTGCATCGCCATCGGCTTCGTGCTGCGCATCTTCGCGGGCGGTGCGGCTTCCGGCATAACGCCCAGCCACTGGATCGTCATCATGACCTTCCTCTTGGCGTTGTTCCTGGGGCTGGCCAAGCGCCGCGACGACCTGCTCCTGGCCGCCTGCGGGTCGCGCACGCGCAAATGCCTGGACGGGTACTCCCTGGAGTACGTCAGCCTGTGCATGGCGGTGATGGCCGGGGTGGTGATAGTCAGCTACATTCTCTACACGCTCTCCCCGGACGTGATGGCCAAACATGGCACCGACCAGTTGTACCTCACCTCCCTGTGGGTGGTGGCGGGCATGCTGCGCTACATGCAGATCACCTTCGTGGAGAGCCGCTCCGGTTCGCCCACCCAGGTGCTGCTGCGCGACCCCTTCATCCAAGTGGTGATCGGGCTGTGGGTTGCCTCCTGCTATCTGATTCTCTACGTGTTCAAGTAG
- the atpE gene encoding ATP synthase F0 subunit C, translating into MRKTLITALNTVAMLAIASLAFAADGSGVGAMSAWGAAVGMGLAALGCGIGQGIGVKGACEGMARNPEIGGKLTTTLILGLAFIESLAIYALVVCLLLMFVKPFGA; encoded by the coding sequence ATGCGTAAGACTCTGATCACCGCCCTGAACACCGTGGCCATGCTCGCTATCGCTTCCCTGGCTTTCGCCGCTGACGGCTCCGGCGTCGGCGCCATGTCCGCCTGGGGCGCCGCTGTCGGCATGGGCCTGGCCGCTCTGGGCTGCGGCATCGGACAGGGCATCGGCGTTAAGGGCGCTTGCGAAGGCATGGCCCGCAACCCCGAGATCGGCGGCAAGCTGACCACCACCCTGATCCTGGGCCTGGCCTTCATCGAATCCCTGGCCATTTACGCCCTGGTCGTCTGCCTGCTGCTCATGTTCGTCAAGCCCTTCGGCGCCTAA
- a CDS encoding adenosylcobinamide-GDP ribazoletransferase, giving the protein MHPGLFISALSFLTRLVPPRVVDDADFPKTLNWFPAVGLAVGLAAVLPAWLGLFTDHPLLQGWLITGLSLWVTRGLHADGLADVADAWGSAATGDRFWAIMKDSRAGPFGVLWLVMVILGQALAFGALAATGQFLAVCWCFVMGRAVSVAALALCRIRVRPGLSSLFAPGATLGVAAFALAQAVVLGLAAAPVSSVCLGLFGSGLVLAFLARLSIRQNGFNGDFMGAAIVLGELVCALALLA; this is encoded by the coding sequence ATGCATCCTGGTCTTTTTATTTCCGCGCTGTCCTTTCTGACGCGCCTTGTGCCGCCGCGCGTGGTGGACGATGCCGATTTCCCCAAAACCCTGAACTGGTTCCCGGCTGTCGGCCTTGCTGTCGGCCTTGCCGCCGTGCTGCCCGCCTGGCTCGGATTGTTCACCGACCACCCCTTGCTGCAAGGCTGGCTCATCACGGGACTTAGCCTCTGGGTAACGCGGGGGCTGCACGCGGACGGACTGGCCGACGTGGCCGACGCCTGGGGCAGCGCCGCCACCGGAGATAGATTCTGGGCCATCATGAAGGACAGCCGCGCCGGGCCGTTCGGGGTCCTCTGGCTGGTGATGGTCATCCTGGGCCAAGCCCTGGCCTTTGGAGCCCTGGCCGCGACAGGGCAGTTCCTGGCCGTATGCTGGTGCTTCGTCATGGGACGCGCCGTAAGCGTCGCCGCCTTGGCCCTGTGCCGCATCCGGGTCAGGCCGGGGCTGTCCTCCCTGTTCGCGCCGGGCGCGACTTTGGGAGTTGCGGCGTTCGCGCTGGCCCAGGCCGTGGTCCTGGGGCTGGCCGCAGCGCCGGTGTCCTCCGTGTGCCTGGGGCTTTTCGGGTCGGGGCTGGTGCTGGCGTTTCTTGCGCGCCTGTCCATCCGGCAGAACGGCTTCAACGGCGACTTCATGGGCGCGGCCATCGTGCTTGGCGAGCTTGTCTGCGCGCTGGCGCTTTTGGCCTGA
- a CDS encoding DegT/DnrJ/EryC1/StrS family aminotransferase, with translation MPKPIVPYHDLAVADKARRDELLAAMARVLDAGSFMAEEEIGAFEDEFSAYLGAGNCVATGSGADSFRLLLTALGLSRPDVVLCVPNASSVVADAVLQAGPRLDFVDVNPATGLIDLNRLEDRLRDESKPRANAVIAVDLFGQCADIAGLESLSARYGFVLIEDARQAHGALAPADKARSERVGGEARKAGGFGFPAVFSFSPEKNLGALGQGGAVTTGDAQLAKAVRAVRARGLGLGSGGKVEMADSQMDCVQAAVLRVRLKGLDAANEARRAVAAAYDKAFVGTGYTEPLAVLPGNLPNRHIYALTIPDRDDMRVYLDEMGVGTGLHYPVPLHLHPRFRVLGFARGDFPAAEEFALRTLSLPIRPDLSQDQVQGVIDAVRSFGGSMR, from the coding sequence ATGCCCAAGCCCATAGTCCCTTATCATGATCTGGCCGTTGCCGATAAGGCTCGCCGCGACGAGCTTCTGGCCGCCATGGCCCGCGTCCTGGATGCGGGCTCGTTCATGGCGGAAGAGGAAATCGGAGCCTTCGAGGACGAGTTCTCGGCCTACCTCGGCGCGGGCAACTGCGTGGCCACGGGCAGCGGCGCGGACAGCTTCCGGCTGCTGCTGACCGCCCTGGGGCTTTCCAGGCCGGACGTGGTGCTCTGCGTGCCCAACGCCTCCAGCGTGGTGGCAGACGCCGTGCTCCAGGCCGGGCCGCGCCTGGACTTCGTGGACGTGAACCCCGCTACCGGCCTTATCGACCTGAACCGCCTTGAGGACCGCCTGCGCGACGAGTCCAAACCGCGTGCCAACGCGGTGATCGCCGTGGACCTGTTCGGCCAGTGCGCGGACATCGCAGGGCTCGAGTCCCTGTCGGCCCGCTACGGGTTCGTGCTCATCGAGGACGCACGCCAGGCTCATGGGGCGCTCGCCCCGGCGGACAAGGCCCGCTCGGAGCGGGTCGGGGGCGAGGCGCGCAAGGCTGGCGGCTTCGGCTTCCCCGCCGTGTTCAGCTTCTCGCCCGAAAAGAACCTGGGCGCGCTGGGCCAGGGCGGGGCCGTGACCACGGGCGACGCGCAGCTGGCCAAGGCCGTGCGCGCGGTTCGCGCCAGGGGGCTCGGGCTCGGCTCCGGCGGCAAAGTGGAGATGGCTGACTCCCAGATGGACTGCGTCCAGGCCGCCGTGCTGCGGGTGAGGCTCAAGGGACTCGACGCCGCCAACGAGGCACGCCGCGCCGTGGCCGCCGCCTACGACAAGGCCTTCGTGGGCACCGGCTACACCGAGCCGCTTGCCGTGCTGCCCGGAAACCTGCCCAACCGCCACATCTACGCCCTGACCATCCCCGACCGCGACGACATGCGCGTCTACCTGGACGAAATGGGGGTCGGCACGGGGCTTCATTATCCCGTGCCGCTGCACCTGCACCCCAGGTTTCGCGTGCTGGGCTTCGCGCGCGGGGATTTCCCGGCTGCGGAGGAGTTCGCGTTGCGCACGTTGTCGCTGCCCATCCGCCCGGACCTGTCCCAGGACCAGGTCCAGGGCGTCATCGATGCGGTGCGGTCCTTCGGCGGGTCCATGCGCTAG